The Halorussus gelatinilyticus genome contains the following window.
GTCCGAAGTCGCTGATTATCATCCGGAGGAAGGAGGCCTCCTTCTTCGAGGTGCCCTCGTAGGTGTAGCAGTGGAGGTCGCGCGAGAGGGGGTAGTTCTCGTCGGCGAGGTTCTCGCCGGGCTTGTAGACCGTCCCGTCGAACGAGAGGGAGACGGCGGGAACTTCGGAATCGACGAACGCCAGCGCCATGTACGCGATGGCGTTGTCGGACTTCGAGACGACCGTCTTGACCTGCTGGTTCTGCCCCTTGCGCACGTCCACGCCGGGCATCTTCGCGTTCGGGCCGCCGAGCATGTTCGCTCGGAAGGCGGTGTCGGTGCCCGAGCCTTCCGCGCGACCGATCGCCTGAATCTTCTTGTCCGGGCCGTCGTAGGCGTCTATCTCCGACCAGTTCGTGATTTCGCCGGTGTAGATGTTCCGGACCTGCTCGGCGGTCAACTGCTTCACGCCCGCCTCGTAAACCTCGCTACTGACGACGATGGGTTGGGCGTCCACGCCGACCACGTGGTCCGTGTACTTGTTCAGCTCCTCCTCGCTGGCGTCGGGGAGTTCGGCCGAGACCGGCGCGCTGGAGTCGCCGATGTCCACGAGACGGTTCTTGAGTTTCTCCAGTCCGGTCCCGGAGTGGCTCAACCCGACCGACACGTCGAACGGCGGCGCGGCGCTCCCGGTCGCCTCGAACCCGTAGAGACCCGCCCAGTAGTCGGCGAGGCGCTTCTCGGTGTCGATGCCGTACTGGCTCGGTCCCCAGTACTCCTCGTCGCTGGCGGCCGGGTTCGACGACCAGACCGACCCGGCGGTGCTCGTGATTGGATAAACGGTCGAAGAGCCGCCGGCCTTCAACTGCGTCGGCTCCGACGACTGACTCCCGGAACCGGAGTCGTTCTGGTTCCCGCTCGCGTTCGTGGCACCGCCCGTGCCGCCGACGCATCCCGCGAGCGCCAGCGCACCGGACGCTCCCGCGGCGGTCAAGAACTTGCGACGAGTCGATTTCCCTGTCATCGTGTGAGGGAAGACGAGACTATCGGATAAACTCTCCGAAGAAGATATATATT
Protein-coding sequences here:
- a CDS encoding PstS family phosphate ABC transporter substrate-binding protein, whose product is MTGKSTRRKFLTAAGASGALALAGCVGGTGGATNASGNQNDSGSGSQSSEPTQLKAGGSSTVYPITSTAGSVWSSNPAASDEEYWGPSQYGIDTEKRLADYWAGLYGFEATGSAAPPFDVSVGLSHSGTGLEKLKNRLVDIGDSSAPVSAELPDASEEELNKYTDHVVGVDAQPIVVSSEVYEAGVKQLTAEQVRNIYTGEITNWSEIDAYDGPDKKIQAIGRAEGSGTDTAFRANMLGGPNAKMPGVDVRKGQNQQVKTVVSKSDNAIAYMALAFVDSEVPAVSLSFDGTVYKPGENLADENYPLSRDLHCYTYEGTSKKEASFLRMIISDFGQQNYVETQGYATLTDERRKKQLDNLPDTEN